A single Kryptolebias marmoratus isolate JLee-2015 linkage group LG16, ASM164957v2, whole genome shotgun sequence DNA region contains:
- the LOC108243275 gene encoding E-selectin-like gives MDKTFFVILLITGFFATFDSFSYYFYSDVVTKAAAAKYCKQHHIDLLQEDVSFNRNKVFAQSTSWFVDYSKAWIGVNKAATMKIWVGSVYPKYYNWSAGEPDGGLTGLCVFMTDLGGWYEHNCSDLKRSVCSNVDKSNKRTVKLKIQTTANMEDLVVIASLEEQLGAMLSKQGVTGYRLTWKKLPAKKKDTP, from the exons ATGGACAAGACTTTCTTTGTCATCCTTCTGATTACAG GATTTTTTGCCACCTTCGATTCTTTTTCGTACTACTTTTACTCAGATGTTGTGACGAAGGCAGCTGCAGCTAAATACTGCAAACAACATCACATAGACTTGCTCCAAGAGGATGTCAGTTTCAATAGGAACAAAGTCTTTGCCCAGTCAACTTCTTGGTTTGTGGATTACTCCAAGGCTTGGATTGGAGTTAATAAGGCTGCTACTATGAAGATTTGGGTGGGTAGTGTATACCCCAAATATTACAACTGGAGCGCTGGAGAACCAGACGGCGGTCTGACTGggttgtgtgtgttcatgaCAGACCTTGGAGGCTGGTATGAACACAACTGCTCCGATTTAAAACGGTCTGTTTGCTCTAATG ttgacaaatcaaataaaagaacagtGAAGCTGAAGATCCAGACCACAGCAAACATGGAGGATCTGGTGGTCATAGCCAGCCTCGAGGAGCAG TTGGGTGCAATGCTTTCCAAACAGGGTGTGACTGGGTACAGATTAACCTGGAAGAAGCTGCCGGcaaaaaagaaag ATACTCCTTGA